From a region of the Equus przewalskii isolate Varuska chromosome 2, EquPr2, whole genome shotgun sequence genome:
- the CSF3R gene encoding granulocyte colony-stimulating factor receptor isoform X4, protein MYGLAVTWYPDTVIYMDRPGVWGRPLEAGTALGIWAVLSHISVREEKKRERSILPSEHRGSAGTPRTGEPQAGTMAGLGTRNLIRAALVILLLPGSLEECGRIKVSAPIVRLGDPITASCIINQSCSHLGPEAQILWKLGAELQPGGRQQRLADGTQESTITLPHLNHSQALLSCCLRWGNSLQILDQAELQAGYPPATPHNLSCAMNLTTSSLICQWEPGPDTHLPTNFTLKSFKSRRGCQTQEDPITNCVPENGQSRCSIPRKHLQLYQNMSIWVQVENALGTSVSPQLCLVPMDVVKLEPPTLWALDPKTEVVPLQPGCLRLRWEPWKPGLYIEQKCELRHQPQLGETSWALVGPLPSRTLQHELCGLLPSTAYALQMRCTRWPLPGLWSNWSPSLELTTAQRAPIVRLDTWWRQRQLDPRTVDVQLFWKPTPLEEDSGQIQGYLVSWRPSGQAEAVPPLCNTTELNCTFHLPSEAQEVVLKAYNTAGTSRPTPVVFLESRGPPLGRLHTMARDPHSLWVGWEPPNPQPRGYVIEWGLGPPSPSGSHQTWRMEHNGSIAGTLLQENIRPFQLYAITVTPLYQDTKGPSQLIYAYSQETAPSRAPELHLKHIGKTWAKLEWVPEAPELGKSPLTHYTIFWTNAQDQSFSTVLNASSHDFVLHGLEPASLYHVHLMAASRAGATNSTSLTLMTLALEESELHTLLGLFGLLLLFICLCGAVRLCCRPRKNALWPSVPDPAHSSLGSWVPTIMAEETFQLPSLCDASMPPITKITVLEEEEKKPGPWESSDSSGTCGLPTLVQAYVLQGDPKAASTPPEPQSGTSNQVLYGQVLGSPTSPGPGHYLRCDSTQPLLGGLTPSPKCYENLWFQTSPLGTSEPLVPNQEDDCVFGPLLDFPLLQGLRINGVEGLGGF, encoded by the exons ATGTATGGGCTAGCAGTTACCTGGTATCCTGACACTGTGATATATATGGATAGACCAGGGGTTTGGGGAAGACCCCTGGAAGCAGGAACAGCCTTGGGTATCTGGGCAGTTCTTAGTCACATCTCTGTccgggaagaaaagaaaagagagaggagcaTTCTCCCTTCTGAGCACAGAGGATCTGCCGGGACACCACGTACAG gtGAGCCCCAAGCTGGCACGATGGCGGGGCTGGGAACCCGGAACCTGATCAGAGCTGCCCTGGTCATCCTACTACTCCCCGGAA GCCTGGAGGAGTGCGGCCGCATCAAGGTCTCAGCCCCCATCGTCCGCCTGGGGGATCCCATCACGGCCTCCTGCATCATCAACCAGAGCTGCAGCCACCTGGGCCCAGAGGCACAGATTCTGTGGAAACTGGGAGCAGAGCTTCAACCTGGGGGCAGGCAGCAGCGTCTGGCGGATGGGACCCAGGAATCTACCATCACCTTGCCCCACCTCAACCACTCTCAGGCCCTTCTCTCCTGCTGCCTGCGCTGGGGCAACAGCCTGCAGATCCTGGACCAGGCGGAGCTGCAGGCGGGCT ACCCTCCCGCCACGCCCCACAACCTGTCTTGTGCCATGAACCTCACAACCAGCAGCCTCATCTGCCAGTGGGAGCCAGGACCCGACACCCACCTGCCCACCAACTTCACTCTTAAGAGTTTCAA GAGCCGGCGTGGATGCCAGACCCAAGAGGACCCCATCACCAACTGCGTGCCTGAGAACGGGCAGAGCCGCTGCTCCATCCCACGCAAACACCTGCAGCTGTACCAGAACATGAGCATCTGGGTGCAGGTGGAGAATGCGCTGGGGACAAGCGTGTCCCCACAGCTGTGCCTGGTTCCCATGGATGTTG TGAAACTGGAGCCCCCCACACTGTGGGCCCTGGACCCCAAGACTGAGGTGGTTCCACTCCAGCCAGGCTGCCTGCGGTTGCGCTGGGAGCCATGGAAGCCAGGCCTGTACATAGAACAGAAGTGTGAGCTGCGCCATCAGCCACAGCTTGGAGAAACCAGCTGGGCCCTG GTAggccccctgccctccaggacccTCCAGCATGAGCTCTGCGGGCTCCTCCCATCCACAGCCTACGCCCTGCAGATGCGCTGCACCCGCTggcccctgcctggcctctggAGCAACTGGAGCCCCAGCCTGGAGCTGACCACCGCACAACGGG CCCCCATCGTCAGACTGGACACATGGTGGCGGCAGAGGCAGCTGGACCCCAGGACAGTGGATGTGCAGCTGTTCTGGAAG CCAACACCCCTGGAGGAGGACAGCGGGCAGATCCAGGGGTACCTGGTCTCCTGGAGAccctcaggccaggctgaggcagtcCCACCCCTCTGCAACACCACGGAGCTAAACTGCACCTTCCACTTGCCTTCAGAAGCCCAGGAGGTGGTCCTTAAGGCCTATAACACAGCTGGGACCTCTCGTCCCACCCCAGTGGTCTTCTTGGAAAGCAGAG GCCCACCTCTGGGCAGACTCCATACCATGGCCCGAGACCCTCACAGCCTCTGGGTGGGCTGGGAGCCCCCCAACCCTCAGCCTCGGGGCTATGTGATCGAGTGGGGCCTGGGTCCCCCCAGTCCCAGCGGCAGCCATCAGACCTGGAGGATGGAACATAACGGAAGCATCGCAGGGACCCTGCTGCAGG AGAACATCAGGCCCTTTCAGCTCTATGCGATCACTGTGACCCCCCTGTACCAGGACACCAAGGGACCCTCCCAGCTCATCTATGCCTACTCCCAGGAGACAG CCCCCTCCCGTGCCCCAGAGCTGCATCTAAAGCACATTGGCAAGACGTGGGCCAAGTTGGAGTGGGTGCCCGAGGCCCCTGAGCTGGGGAAGAGCCCCCTTACCCACTACACCATCTTCTGGACCAATGCTCAGGACCAGTCCTTCT CCACTGTTCTGAATGCCTCCTCCCATGATTTTGTCCTCCATGGCCTGGAACCTGCCAGCCTGTACCACGTCCACCTCATGGCTGCCAGCCGGGCAGGGGCCACTAACAGCACAAGCCTCACCCTGATGACCTTGGCCTTAG AGGAGTCTGAGCTGCACACCCTCCTGGGTCTGTTTGGGCTCCTGCTCTTGTTCATCTGCCTCTGTGGGGCTGTCCGGCTCTGCTGCAGACCCAG GAAGAATGCCCTCTGGCCAAGTGTCCCAGACCCAGCCCACAgcagcctgggctcctgggtGCCTACCATCATGGCGGAG GAGACCTTCCAGCTGCCCAGCCTTTGTGATGCCAGCATGCCACCCATCACCAAGATCACagtgctggaggaggaagagaagaagccagggccctgggagtcCAGTGACAGCTCAGGGACCTGTGGCCTCCCCACCCTGGTCCAGGCCTACGTGCTCCAGGGGGACCCAAAAGCCGCTTCCACCCCGCCCGAGCCCCAGTCTGGCACCAGTAACCAAGTCCTCTACGGGCAGGTGCTGGGCAGCCCCACAAGCCCGGGGCCAGGGCACTACCTCCGCTGCgactccacccagcccctctTGGGgggcctcacccccagccccaagTGCTATGAGAACCTCTGGTTCCAGACCAGCCCCCTAGGTACCTCAGAACCCCTAGTCCCAAACCAGGAGGACGACTGTGTCTTTGGGCCACTGCTTGACTTCCCCCTCTTGCAGGGTCTCCGGATCAAcggggtggaggggctggggggcttCTAG
- the CSF3R gene encoding granulocyte colony-stimulating factor receptor isoform X5 has protein sequence MAGLGTRNLIRAALVILLLPGSLEECGRIKVSAPIVRLGDPITASCIINQSCSHLGPEAQILWKLGAELQPGGRQQRLADGTQESTITLPHLNHSQALLSCCLRWGNSLQILDQAELQAGYPPATPHNLSCAMNLTTSSLICQWEPGPDTHLPTNFTLKSFKSRRGCQTQEDPITNCVPENGQSRCSIPRKHLQLYQNMSIWVQVENALGTSVSPQLCLVPMDVVKLEPPTLWALDPKTEVVPLQPGCLRLRWEPWKPGLYIEQKCELRHQPQLGETSWALVGPLPSRTLQHELCGLLPSTAYALQMRCTRWPLPGLWSNWSPSLELTTAQRAPIVRLDTWWRQRQLDPRTVDVQLFWKPTPLEEDSGQIQGYLVSWRPSGQAEAVPPLCNTTELNCTFHLPSEAQEVVLKAYNTAGTSRPTPVVFLESRGPPLGRLHTMARDPHSLWVGWEPPNPQPRGYVIEWGLGPPSPSGSHQTWRMEHNGSIAGTLLQENIRPFQLYAITVTPLYQDTKGPSQLIYAYSQETAPSRAPELHLKHIGKTWAKLEWVPEAPELGKSPLTHYTIFWTNAQDQSFSTVLNASSHDFVLHGLEPASLYHVHLMAASRAGATNSTSLTLMTLALEESELHTLLGLFGLLLLFICLCGAVRLCCRPSRKNALWPSVPDPAHSSLGSWVPTIMAEETFQLPSLCDASMPPITKITVLEEEEKKPGPWESSDSSGTCGLPTLVQAYVLQGDPKAASTPPEPQSGTSNQVLYGQVLGSPTSPGPGHYLRCDSTQPLLGGLTPSPKCYENLWFQTSPLGTSEPLVPNQEDDCVFGPLLDFPLLQGLRINGVEGLGGF, from the exons ATGGCGGGGCTGGGAACCCGGAACCTGATCAGAGCTGCCCTGGTCATCCTACTACTCCCCGGAA GCCTGGAGGAGTGCGGCCGCATCAAGGTCTCAGCCCCCATCGTCCGCCTGGGGGATCCCATCACGGCCTCCTGCATCATCAACCAGAGCTGCAGCCACCTGGGCCCAGAGGCACAGATTCTGTGGAAACTGGGAGCAGAGCTTCAACCTGGGGGCAGGCAGCAGCGTCTGGCGGATGGGACCCAGGAATCTACCATCACCTTGCCCCACCTCAACCACTCTCAGGCCCTTCTCTCCTGCTGCCTGCGCTGGGGCAACAGCCTGCAGATCCTGGACCAGGCGGAGCTGCAGGCGGGCT ACCCTCCCGCCACGCCCCACAACCTGTCTTGTGCCATGAACCTCACAACCAGCAGCCTCATCTGCCAGTGGGAGCCAGGACCCGACACCCACCTGCCCACCAACTTCACTCTTAAGAGTTTCAA GAGCCGGCGTGGATGCCAGACCCAAGAGGACCCCATCACCAACTGCGTGCCTGAGAACGGGCAGAGCCGCTGCTCCATCCCACGCAAACACCTGCAGCTGTACCAGAACATGAGCATCTGGGTGCAGGTGGAGAATGCGCTGGGGACAAGCGTGTCCCCACAGCTGTGCCTGGTTCCCATGGATGTTG TGAAACTGGAGCCCCCCACACTGTGGGCCCTGGACCCCAAGACTGAGGTGGTTCCACTCCAGCCAGGCTGCCTGCGGTTGCGCTGGGAGCCATGGAAGCCAGGCCTGTACATAGAACAGAAGTGTGAGCTGCGCCATCAGCCACAGCTTGGAGAAACCAGCTGGGCCCTG GTAggccccctgccctccaggacccTCCAGCATGAGCTCTGCGGGCTCCTCCCATCCACAGCCTACGCCCTGCAGATGCGCTGCACCCGCTggcccctgcctggcctctggAGCAACTGGAGCCCCAGCCTGGAGCTGACCACCGCACAACGGG CCCCCATCGTCAGACTGGACACATGGTGGCGGCAGAGGCAGCTGGACCCCAGGACAGTGGATGTGCAGCTGTTCTGGAAG CCAACACCCCTGGAGGAGGACAGCGGGCAGATCCAGGGGTACCTGGTCTCCTGGAGAccctcaggccaggctgaggcagtcCCACCCCTCTGCAACACCACGGAGCTAAACTGCACCTTCCACTTGCCTTCAGAAGCCCAGGAGGTGGTCCTTAAGGCCTATAACACAGCTGGGACCTCTCGTCCCACCCCAGTGGTCTTCTTGGAAAGCAGAG GCCCACCTCTGGGCAGACTCCATACCATGGCCCGAGACCCTCACAGCCTCTGGGTGGGCTGGGAGCCCCCCAACCCTCAGCCTCGGGGCTATGTGATCGAGTGGGGCCTGGGTCCCCCCAGTCCCAGCGGCAGCCATCAGACCTGGAGGATGGAACATAACGGAAGCATCGCAGGGACCCTGCTGCAGG AGAACATCAGGCCCTTTCAGCTCTATGCGATCACTGTGACCCCCCTGTACCAGGACACCAAGGGACCCTCCCAGCTCATCTATGCCTACTCCCAGGAGACAG CCCCCTCCCGTGCCCCAGAGCTGCATCTAAAGCACATTGGCAAGACGTGGGCCAAGTTGGAGTGGGTGCCCGAGGCCCCTGAGCTGGGGAAGAGCCCCCTTACCCACTACACCATCTTCTGGACCAATGCTCAGGACCAGTCCTTCT CCACTGTTCTGAATGCCTCCTCCCATGATTTTGTCCTCCATGGCCTGGAACCTGCCAGCCTGTACCACGTCCACCTCATGGCTGCCAGCCGGGCAGGGGCCACTAACAGCACAAGCCTCACCCTGATGACCTTGGCCTTAG AGGAGTCTGAGCTGCACACCCTCCTGGGTCTGTTTGGGCTCCTGCTCTTGTTCATCTGCCTCTGTGGGGCTGTCCGGCTCTGCTGCAGACCCAG CAGGAAGAATGCCCTCTGGCCAAGTGTCCCAGACCCAGCCCACAgcagcctgggctcctgggtGCCTACCATCATGGCGGAG GAGACCTTCCAGCTGCCCAGCCTTTGTGATGCCAGCATGCCACCCATCACCAAGATCACagtgctggaggaggaagagaagaagccagggccctgggagtcCAGTGACAGCTCAGGGACCTGTGGCCTCCCCACCCTGGTCCAGGCCTACGTGCTCCAGGGGGACCCAAAAGCCGCTTCCACCCCGCCCGAGCCCCAGTCTGGCACCAGTAACCAAGTCCTCTACGGGCAGGTGCTGGGCAGCCCCACAAGCCCGGGGCCAGGGCACTACCTCCGCTGCgactccacccagcccctctTGGGgggcctcacccccagccccaagTGCTATGAGAACCTCTGGTTCCAGACCAGCCCCCTAGGTACCTCAGAACCCCTAGTCCCAAACCAGGAGGACGACTGTGTCTTTGGGCCACTGCTTGACTTCCCCCTCTTGCAGGGTCTCCGGATCAAcggggtggaggggctggggggcttCTAG
- the CSF3R gene encoding granulocyte colony-stimulating factor receptor isoform X6 has translation MAGLGTRNLIRAALVILLLPGSLEECGRIKVSAPIVRLGDPITASCIINQSCSHLGPEAQILWKLGAELQPGGRQQRLADGTQESTITLPHLNHSQALLSCCLRWGNSLQILDQAELQAGYPPATPHNLSCAMNLTTSSLICQWEPGPDTHLPTNFTLKSFKSRRGCQTQEDPITNCVPENGQSRCSIPRKHLQLYQNMSIWVQVENALGTSVSPQLCLVPMDVVKLEPPTLWALDPKTEVVPLQPGCLRLRWEPWKPGLYIEQKCELRHQPQLGETSWALVGPLPSRTLQHELCGLLPSTAYALQMRCTRWPLPGLWSNWSPSLELTTAQRAPIVRLDTWWRQRQLDPRTVDVQLFWKPTPLEEDSGQIQGYLVSWRPSGQAEAVPPLCNTTELNCTFHLPSEAQEVVLKAYNTAGTSRPTPVVFLESRGPPLGRLHTMARDPHSLWVGWEPPNPQPRGYVIEWGLGPPSPSGSHQTWRMEHNGSIAGTLLQENIRPFQLYAITVTPLYQDTKGPSQLIYAYSQETAPSRAPELHLKHIGKTWAKLEWVPEAPELGKSPLTHYTIFWTNAQDQSFSTVLNASSHDFVLHGLEPASLYHVHLMAASRAGATNSTSLTLMTLALEESELHTLLGLFGLLLLFICLCGAVRLCCRPRKNALWPSVPDPAHSSLGSWVPTIMAEETFQLPSLCDASMPPITKITVLEEEEKKPGPWESSDSSGTCGLPTLVQAYVLQGDPKAASTPPEPQSGTSNQVLYGQVLGSPTSPGPGHYLRCDSTQPLLGGLTPSPKCYENLWFQTSPLGTSEPLVPNQEDDCVFGPLLDFPLLQGLRINGVEGLGGF, from the exons ATGGCGGGGCTGGGAACCCGGAACCTGATCAGAGCTGCCCTGGTCATCCTACTACTCCCCGGAA GCCTGGAGGAGTGCGGCCGCATCAAGGTCTCAGCCCCCATCGTCCGCCTGGGGGATCCCATCACGGCCTCCTGCATCATCAACCAGAGCTGCAGCCACCTGGGCCCAGAGGCACAGATTCTGTGGAAACTGGGAGCAGAGCTTCAACCTGGGGGCAGGCAGCAGCGTCTGGCGGATGGGACCCAGGAATCTACCATCACCTTGCCCCACCTCAACCACTCTCAGGCCCTTCTCTCCTGCTGCCTGCGCTGGGGCAACAGCCTGCAGATCCTGGACCAGGCGGAGCTGCAGGCGGGCT ACCCTCCCGCCACGCCCCACAACCTGTCTTGTGCCATGAACCTCACAACCAGCAGCCTCATCTGCCAGTGGGAGCCAGGACCCGACACCCACCTGCCCACCAACTTCACTCTTAAGAGTTTCAA GAGCCGGCGTGGATGCCAGACCCAAGAGGACCCCATCACCAACTGCGTGCCTGAGAACGGGCAGAGCCGCTGCTCCATCCCACGCAAACACCTGCAGCTGTACCAGAACATGAGCATCTGGGTGCAGGTGGAGAATGCGCTGGGGACAAGCGTGTCCCCACAGCTGTGCCTGGTTCCCATGGATGTTG TGAAACTGGAGCCCCCCACACTGTGGGCCCTGGACCCCAAGACTGAGGTGGTTCCACTCCAGCCAGGCTGCCTGCGGTTGCGCTGGGAGCCATGGAAGCCAGGCCTGTACATAGAACAGAAGTGTGAGCTGCGCCATCAGCCACAGCTTGGAGAAACCAGCTGGGCCCTG GTAggccccctgccctccaggacccTCCAGCATGAGCTCTGCGGGCTCCTCCCATCCACAGCCTACGCCCTGCAGATGCGCTGCACCCGCTggcccctgcctggcctctggAGCAACTGGAGCCCCAGCCTGGAGCTGACCACCGCACAACGGG CCCCCATCGTCAGACTGGACACATGGTGGCGGCAGAGGCAGCTGGACCCCAGGACAGTGGATGTGCAGCTGTTCTGGAAG CCAACACCCCTGGAGGAGGACAGCGGGCAGATCCAGGGGTACCTGGTCTCCTGGAGAccctcaggccaggctgaggcagtcCCACCCCTCTGCAACACCACGGAGCTAAACTGCACCTTCCACTTGCCTTCAGAAGCCCAGGAGGTGGTCCTTAAGGCCTATAACACAGCTGGGACCTCTCGTCCCACCCCAGTGGTCTTCTTGGAAAGCAGAG GCCCACCTCTGGGCAGACTCCATACCATGGCCCGAGACCCTCACAGCCTCTGGGTGGGCTGGGAGCCCCCCAACCCTCAGCCTCGGGGCTATGTGATCGAGTGGGGCCTGGGTCCCCCCAGTCCCAGCGGCAGCCATCAGACCTGGAGGATGGAACATAACGGAAGCATCGCAGGGACCCTGCTGCAGG AGAACATCAGGCCCTTTCAGCTCTATGCGATCACTGTGACCCCCCTGTACCAGGACACCAAGGGACCCTCCCAGCTCATCTATGCCTACTCCCAGGAGACAG CCCCCTCCCGTGCCCCAGAGCTGCATCTAAAGCACATTGGCAAGACGTGGGCCAAGTTGGAGTGGGTGCCCGAGGCCCCTGAGCTGGGGAAGAGCCCCCTTACCCACTACACCATCTTCTGGACCAATGCTCAGGACCAGTCCTTCT CCACTGTTCTGAATGCCTCCTCCCATGATTTTGTCCTCCATGGCCTGGAACCTGCCAGCCTGTACCACGTCCACCTCATGGCTGCCAGCCGGGCAGGGGCCACTAACAGCACAAGCCTCACCCTGATGACCTTGGCCTTAG AGGAGTCTGAGCTGCACACCCTCCTGGGTCTGTTTGGGCTCCTGCTCTTGTTCATCTGCCTCTGTGGGGCTGTCCGGCTCTGCTGCAGACCCAG GAAGAATGCCCTCTGGCCAAGTGTCCCAGACCCAGCCCACAgcagcctgggctcctgggtGCCTACCATCATGGCGGAG GAGACCTTCCAGCTGCCCAGCCTTTGTGATGCCAGCATGCCACCCATCACCAAGATCACagtgctggaggaggaagagaagaagccagggccctgggagtcCAGTGACAGCTCAGGGACCTGTGGCCTCCCCACCCTGGTCCAGGCCTACGTGCTCCAGGGGGACCCAAAAGCCGCTTCCACCCCGCCCGAGCCCCAGTCTGGCACCAGTAACCAAGTCCTCTACGGGCAGGTGCTGGGCAGCCCCACAAGCCCGGGGCCAGGGCACTACCTCCGCTGCgactccacccagcccctctTGGGgggcctcacccccagccccaagTGCTATGAGAACCTCTGGTTCCAGACCAGCCCCCTAGGTACCTCAGAACCCCTAGTCCCAAACCAGGAGGACGACTGTGTCTTTGGGCCACTGCTTGACTTCCCCCTCTTGCAGGGTCTCCGGATCAAcggggtggaggggctggggggcttCTAG